The genomic interval GTACAGCGCTCAACGTATTCTCAGCCCCACAGGGCGGCGCCTGTTCAGGAAGCTCCAAGGGAAACACACCCTCAGCTCAGGAAGGATTATACCTTCGACAGCTTCGTAATAGGCGAAAACAATTCCTTCGCCGCGAACGCGGCTATAGCCATCGCAAAAAACCCGGGAACCTTATACAACCCCTGTCTTATTTACGGCGGAGTTGGTTTGGGTAAAACGCATCTTATGCAGGCGATAGGAAATATGGCCTGGAAAGAAAGAGACTGTAAAATCATTTATATCACCGCAGAAAATTTCACCAATGAGTTCGTTGAATCGATAAAAAACAATAAAACGCAGGATTTCAAGAATAAGTATCGTAAGACTGACATGCTGTTAATCGACGATATTCACTTTCTGCAAAAGAAAAACGAAACGCAGGAAGAGCTTTTTCATACATTCAACGCCTTATACGACGCAAGCAAACAGATTATATTCACCTGCGACCGCCCGGTTTCCGAACTCAAGAATCTGTCGGAACGATTGAGATCTCGATTTGAACGCGGTTTGAATGTAGATCTGCTTCCTCCAAACTATGAAACCCGCTGCGCGATTCTCGCTAAGAAAATCGAAGCACGCGGAACTTTGATTCCTTCGGAAGTCATCAATTTGGTCGCCAAAAACATATCATCCAACGTCCGCGATCTGGAAGCGTCCTTGACCAAATTGATTGCGTACGCTGAGTTGACCAAAAAACCCGTCACTCTTGAATCCGCCCAACAGCAATTAAGAGACTCGTTCGGCGCCCCAAAACAGAATAATGTAACGATTGATACCATTCAAAAAGTAGTAGCTGAATACTTTTCCCTGTCTTCGACAGATATAAAGGGGAAAAAAAGAACAAAAGCGGTTTCGTTTCCCCGCCAGCTTGCTATGTATATTGCCAGGGAGATAACCGAATATTCCACAACTGAGCTTGGCATGGAATTCGGAGGAAGAGACCATACCACTGTAATGCACGGCTGCCAAAAATCGAAGAAAGATTGAAAGCAGAGCCTTCTTTAGAAACCACGATCAATAAATTGAATAAAATGATCAAGGATTATAACAGCTGAGATTATTGTTTTTTTCTTGTGTATTTTATGCTACTATGTTGTGAAAAGATCGTGTACAACCGACGATCCTGTTGATTTGTGGATAACTATGCAACTGTAAGGCTTGCCTTTAAATGAATAACAAATGCTTATATCAAAACGAGATAAGCCTCTTATTAAGAATTTAACAGGCATTACTACTATTACTATTATTATTTATATATATGTATATATAGAGAACGATATTCGGAGGAATTATGAAATTTAGCTTTGACAGGGATTCATTATTAAAGGAAATAGTAATTGCTCAAGAAATTATCGCGACTAAAAACGCTATATCGATATTATCAAATGTGTTGTTGGAAGCACAAAACGGATCTCTCATAATCAGGGCGACTGATATTAAAGTTCATTTTGAAACTCGAATTCCCGTGGATGTCCAGGAAGCCGGTTCAACTACGGTATTCTGCGACAAATTCATGAGCATTCTTTCATCTCTTCCTTCCGGCGAAATCGAATTTGAACAAAACGACATCAAGATCAACATCAAGCCCGTCACCAAAAAAGCTAAATTTCAATTAAAAAGCATAACAAGCGATAAGTTTCCTGAAACGACTTCTTCCGAAGGAATCAGTTTTTTCGACGTTCCGGTGAAAGAATTCAAGGAAATGATAAATCAAACGGTTTTTTCCGTTTCTGACGATGAAACGCGTTATTTCATGAACGGCGTTTTCATGGAAAAGAAAAACGATGAACTGTTGTTAGTAGCTACTGACGGACGCCGTCTGGCATATATTTCCAAGAACTTCGGATTTTCGCTGCCTGATTTCAAGGGAATCATTATTCCTCCGAAAATCTTATCGATCATCAATAAGCGCGCTACCGACGAAGGTCCGATAGCCATCGGCGTAGGTGAAAAGAATATTTTCTTCCGGTTTGCTAATTACGAATTTTCTTCCGTTCTCATAGAGGGACAGTTTCCCAACTATAACAGGGTAATTCCTGAATCCCAATCCAGTTCATTCAGCGTCGACAGCAAGGATTTATTGGAAGCGTTGAAACGTGTCGCTTTGCTTGTTGAGCAGAAATCCAGAAGAATCTATCTCAACGTCGGACCGGGAACTCTAACAATCAGTTCGCAGGAAACAGAAATCGGAACCGCCCGCGAAGAAATTCCCTGCAGATACGACGGAGAAGAACTGACTATAGCGTTGAATTATTTATATGTTGAAGAGCCGGTCAAAGTTATCGGAACGGAACGGGTAACCTTCGAGTTTACCGAAGCTATGAAGGCCATAACGATTAAAGCCGATCCGGATAAAGACTTTTTCCATATCGTTATGCCGATGCAGATGGAATAGCAGATTACAAGTGCCCTTTCTTTCTGTTAGTTATACGTCCTTTCGAAATATTGCCGATACAACAATAGACCTCCTTTCGAAGGAGGTCTATTTTATTGGCGATAACGGACAGGGTAAAAGCAATATTCTCGAAAGCTTGTACATGGCATCGTATGGATCATCCTTTAGAACGAGGGACGATAGCGAAATTGTTAGAACAGGCAATTCCCAGTATGGAATACGCGCGATTTTTCGGGATCAAAAAGAACGGACGAATACGATTCATGTATCATGGAAAGACGGAAAAAAAAGAATTGAAAAAAACGCAAAACAGATAATAGACCGTAAAGAACTGGTAGATACCGTTCCCTGCGTGCTTTTTTGCCACGACGATCTGGATTTTGCCATCGGCACGCCGGAACGCAAGAGGTTTTTCATAGACCAGTCTTTGTCGATGTACGACAGTTCTTATATCGACATACATCGGCAATACAAAAAAATACTGAAAAGCAGAAACTGTCTGTTGAAAGATAAAAAAGCCGATTTGCTTGACGTTTTGGATGTTCAGCTGGCTCAAACCGGATTGCAGGTGATTCAAAAACGGCGAAAAACAATAGCCAATTTCAACCAGGTTTTTGCTCGACTATATCAGGAAGTGTCGGGAATTTCCGGAGTGCATATCGAGTATTCTCCGTCCTGGAAAAGCGAAGACGAACATTCGATTGTTCAACAGCTCATTGAAAGACGGGAACAGGATTTGTTGATAAATACGACATTAACCGGCCCTCATCGGGACAGAATTCGATATGTGATAGGAAAAACGCCGTATGTGCCGACAGCTTCTACCGGACAGAGAAGGCTTTTATCGTTGATTTTAAGAACGGCTCAGGCTCAGTTCTATACGGAGCTTACGGGACGCCTTCCGGTTTTACTGATGGACGATGTCATGCTTGAATTGGATCCGGACAAACGGCAGCGATTTACTTCCGTGCTTCCGGAATACGATCAATTGTTTTGCACATTTTTGCCGGGAGAGCCGTATGAGCGGTATAAACGTTCGACAACTCGCGTATTCGATGTGAGCGGAGGAGAATTTAATGTGCGCTGACTATAGAAAGGCCGCTGATCTGGTTTCCGCCCTTTTCGACGGCATGATGAATAAAGAAATGAATCAATCCATGTCCTTTATCAGAGGATGGAAAAGCGTTGTCGGTGATAAACTGGCGGCACATAGTAAAATAATCGATTTGGACAGAGGTTCCATCATTGTTGAAGTCGATCATCCGGGATGGAGCCAACAGATATTGCTTCAAAAAAAGAGGATTGTTTCTTCTCTTTCACGCAGTTTTCCGGAACTGCAGATACAGAATATACAAATCAGGGTATTGTCGGAATGCAGTACGCCCTATGTAAAAGAAGCGACGCCAATAGGCGAAGGATTGCATCGGAATAGCGAAGAGGAAACCGATGTATCGGTAAACGCCGAACTACCCGATGAACTTCAGGATCTTTTTTCCAAATTGAAAGAGAGCATACGCAAAGGGAAGCCGAAGTCTGTCAAGCACTTTTGATAATTTACCAATAACTAATAAAGATTCTTTTTACTAGTTATTGTAAATTATATGAAATTCTTGAAAAGAGGTAAAGTTATGGAAAATGAATTACAAAAAACCTTTGAACGAGCGTATTTCATCAAGGGTGCATGCGAAGGAATGTTTACTGTTTCTGAATGCGCTGATCGTTTGAAAATTACTCAACAACGGGTTAAACAGCTAAAACGAGCCTATAGAACGATCGGCGCAGCAGCTTTTATTCATGGGAACAAAGGACGAGCGCCTGCATCAAAAATCCCTGAGGAAATTAAAAAACGAATAGTCGAGTTAAAACAGTCTGATGCATACCGAACAACAAATTTTGTTCACTTTAGAGAATTATTAGCGGAATATGAAGGAATTCGTTATAGCAAAACAACAATAACGAATATTTTAAAAAATGCAGGTATAAAAAGTCCGAAACGACGGCGGCCAAGGAAATTAAAGCAACCGCATCCTCCAAGACCACGAAGAGAGTGTTTTGGAGAATTGCTTCAAGCAGATGCAAGTCCTTATGATTGGCTTAATACTGGAGAAAAGTATTCGCTCCACGGATATCAAGATGATGCAACAGGAAAAATCACTGGATTATACTTGTGCAAAAATGAATGTCTTCTAGGATATCTTGAAGTAACACGTCAAACACTTGAAAACCATGGAATACCTTTAAATATTTACCCGGATCGTGTAGGTGTGTTCTTTGTAAATCGAAAAGATAGGGACAAAATAAGTATAGAGGAACAATTAAAAGGGAAATCTGAAGCAAAAACACAAATGGGAGAAATTCTTGAAGAATTAGATATTTCCTTATTTCCAGCGGGATCACCCGAAGCTAAAGGAAGAATTGAGCGATTATGGCAAACACTTCAAGGGCGTTTACCGACAGAATTTCGAATACGAGGAATTAAGACAATTGAAGAAGCAAATTCTTTCTTAACACAGGTATATATAGAACAATTTAATAAACAATTTTCTGTTCCTCCTGCAAAAGATGATAGCCGATTTGTACCTTTGGAAGACACCACATTCCTGGATACGCTTTTAACAGCACGAGTTATTCGGAAAACCAATAGCCAGGGAGTGTTCTCATTCGAGAACTTTAAGTTCGTTATCGATGCACCGGAATGTCGAAACAAGCAAATTACAATTGTAATGAGCGAAAAAATTGGAATAAAAGCTATGTGCGGTAAATCGTTTTATGATATTCGTTTCTGCGATTTTTATGACAATCGTCATTTATATACTCATATGCCAGAAGTCACTCAAATTCTTATAGATAAATACCTCCGAGTAAATGCGAAAAAGGATAGCAAGGTGAGTTAACGTAAGGAGACGGCCATGGCAGAAGAAATAAAATGCCTCTTTGACCCGATTCAGCAAGCCCGTGAATATGTATGGGATGCCTGGGACTCAATAAAAACTGAAGAAAAAAAAACTATGGCGTTAAGAGCGCTTCAACTCGATCCCTTATGTTGTGATGCATACAATATCCTTGCCTTGTATGCAAAAAGTAATAAGAAACGTTTAGAATTTTATAAAAAAGGGTTGGAGAGTTTTCTTGAACGTACAAATCAAACCGAGTTTGATGAATACATAGGGAATTTCTGGAGCATACAATTCCGCCCATATCTTCGTAGTATATATGGATATGGAACAGCATTGTGGGATGAGAATCTAACCACTGATGCAATATCACAGTTTCAATATTTGCTCACACTTGATGAAACGGATCACATGGAGGCACGCGTAAAACTGATGTACTGGTTTGCGAGTAGCAAGCAATATATGGAAGCGACAGAAGAATTGTTGTTTTTTCCTAAGAACTCATATCACTATATTTTTGGAAAGCTATTTATAGAACTTCAAATAAACAATAATTATTCTGGGGTAATTAAAGCATATGAAAGGGCAACTGAAACCAATCACATCATAATCGATTTAATAACAGGAAAAATGAAAGAACCAGAGCAGTATCCAGAATCCTACAAACAAGGAAGCAAAGAGCAAGCTCTCTGTTACTATCACCAAATTAGTTCTGAATGGAAGGATTCACGAAAAAAATTACGTGCCGTAGTCATGAAATAGCTTCACATGAAGCTATTTTGGCTGTTAAGAACATAAATTATTTTATAATAGATTTGTTCAATATTTGAATAGATAATAAAGAATCTTTTGCTTGTTAAGGAAGGAACTTATGAAAAAGTCTTTAATGGTTTTATTATTTCTGAGTGTATGTGCAACACTAACATTTGGTCATAGTGGGAGAACTGATGCGAATGGAGGACACTATAACAGAAAGACAGGAACCTACCATTATCATAATGGTGGCAAATCCAGTACTCCCTCGGAAAAGGCAAAAACTTCAGAAACACCGAAAACGACAATATCCTCGTCCGACGTAGGAAGCAAGGTTCATGTTATTCAAGATGCTAATTTACGAACAGGTCCAGGGTCAACGTTTGAAATACTAAAAGTGATAAAAAAAGATTCCTATGTAACGATATTAAGTGTTGAAGGAAATTGGGCAAATGTTGAGTCGGAAGAGTTATTTGCTGGCACTGCGTGGATTTCAACTTCATTACTAAGAACGGAAAAATAGAATCATATATTTCTTTTGCAACAGGTGTTTATAACACCTGTTGCCCTGCTGCTTAATCTTCTATACAAAAAAATCATAGTAGCATGCGAGATACTATCCACAATCGTCCGGCTCTTTAATGGCCTCCCTCATGTGGATAGTATCTAGAGCAAAAATTAAGTTCCGCGACAGACAAGAAAGAATTAGCCTCACATGAAGCTATTTTCCCAAATTCGAGGTTATCAAGCTACTAATTAAATTAGCTTCACATGAAGCTAATTCTCATCAATGAAGAAGATGTGGGCTTGTCAATGATATCCTACTGGCCCGCATACAGGGCAAGATAAAGGGCGTGGTACAAGGCGGGTTAATTCTTTGTTATATATAGATATATCTGTACCACATAGATTCATTAGTACCACACTTGCGATATATTTCCTTGTATGGTATGGACTTATTTGTACCACACACCAGAAAAGTTATGATTAGAGAGAGCTAGACAAGTTTAGAAGAAAAAAAAGCCCTGAACCAGAGTGTTCAGGGCTTAATCGGTCTCAGTTAATTAGCTTCATGTGAAGCTAATTTATGGCTTGAGAGAATTAGCTTCACATGAAGCTAATTCTCGATAGATTGTTTTTGAAAGTAGTCGGCAAGACGTGAGCGAAGTACTAAATCGATTGGTTCAAAAAAACGTACCGCAATATCAACACAAGAAGTTCCGGCAATATCAATTATCTGTTTTCGCAATACGACAGCGCGAAGGGTTGCAATTTCACTGGGAGACGTAAATGGAATTTTAAGTACTAGCTTGTCGTCGCCTTCGATCAAGTTGTTTTCAATGCATAGCAATCGTGCTCCTGAAAAAGAAATATTCTGTATAGAACAATCCAATTTTGTTTCATGAAAAAAGACTTCAGTCGCCATTGGATTCATGCGAAGCGCATCTATATTCTTCTTAGATGCGCTCACGCGTACATCGGCGCGCAACCGCTGAACGTGTGTAATATCGAGAAGGGTCATCCATGTATCATGCAAAGGCGGCTCGATTGTGTCCGGTGAATAAGAAAAGGTGAATATCCAATGTCTTGTTTTTGTTTGCATAGTCGTTTCATATGATACCGGAAGTGAAAATGAATCCAATCTGGTTGTAATCTTCACGAAGGTGGGATCAATGAATTGATCTGGCTTTTCTTTTGAAATGAACGAGATATGAGATTTTGAAAAAGCAAATACAACGGAAGGTTGTATTGTGTTCGTACTATGAATTGATACACTTGCAATATCAAGACGAGATATAACATCAGGTGTGAGTAAAACATCCATGAGAAAGACTCCTTTGAAGTAATGAATCAATCGCTTCATACGATAGCTTGCCTTTTGTGAGCAAGTGTATTCCAAGTCGTGTATAAAACGAATCAGATAATGAATATGTATAATCAGGATAGTGTTCCCGAAGATATGAGACTGCGCGTTTTGTTTTATCAACCCGAGAGGCATACTGCTTAAATAGTATCGATACTGGCATGGATAAGCCAGGTAAAGAGCTTTTCCCAGTTTCAGAATTTCTTACACAATATACTCTTCGATGAGCAGGGAATGTGTAATACAGAAATAACACAGCATGAGGGGGATAGAGTAATTCAACACCGTTTGGTTTTTCAATCATGGTGTCCTCATGACCATCAGCATAGAGAGTATAAAAATGAGGTGCATTCAATATCTCAACACTCAGAATTCTATTGTTCATATAAATCACTATACAGCGAATAACAAAAAGTGCAATACAATGACATTGACGCATACAAGTGGTTGTTGTTATACTAACTACAAGCTGAACTCAACGACAGAATCAATCACTCGTTTTTTCTTACGAAACATTATTCGTGAGCATTGATTGATTTCCTCATCAGAGAGGTGTCTATGAGTATCAGAGAACGGCAGATCACTGACGAACTGTTCTATAAAAAATTTGAACGAACTTATCAAAATCTTACATTAACCGGAAAAGCACCATGGCTCAAAGAAGGAAAGATTGAACGTGATATAGCGTACAATCCAACTTCCGGAGTTATATTTAAAGGCGTTAATGCACTCATGCTCGAAATGAGTGCTGCTGAGCAAGGCTTCAAAGAATCCAGATGGTTATCAGAAAGCGAAGTCAATAATCTGAAATTACGTGTTCGCCCAGGAATGGAACCAACACCCATTGCCTATGTAAACCGTTACGCTCATGCAACTGATGTACATCCTTCAACTGGAAAAGCATTCGACGAAAAACATCCGAAACAGAAATACTACTACATGTACAATATTGAACAACTGAAAGAGTATTCTTTAATACGAGAATCAGGCTTAACACTTGATCGAGCACTGGTTCAAGAAAAGATTAAAACAGTTGTAGAGAATACCAAGACAAATCGGTTTCCCGAAATACTTGATAAGGTAAGTAGTAGTGCAGAACAGAAGATAACGGATGAAAAAGCACGGCTTATCGCTCAAGAACTTTCACGTTATCGTATGACTCAAGAATTCAAAGGAAATTTTATTCCACAGGCTCCACTACTTGCCATGAAGGATGCTTCAATTAAAACACACGGAGCTACACTTCTTACAACCTTATATCACGCAGAAGTTGCAAAAGATCGTTTTATCTCCCGAGGTATGAATCTTGAAAATGATAAAGTGCGAACAGTCGCACGAACTAGACAACAAGAACATCAACAAGGGCTTTCACTGTAAGAAATGTAACAATTTAAATAATTAGCTTCATATGAAGCTAATTATTTTTTTATCCCACCTGAGCAATCATTCTTTTAACAACTGTTCGATGGAGCAAAAATACAATGAGCGATTCTGACTTTAGACAAGCTTCAAGCAATACTTATAAATATATCCCTTCAGTCGGAGCTGATGGTTTTATTGATTACACGGGAGTAGAACCGGATAAAGTTTACCTTGCAAACCGGAAAACAATACTGGAAGAAGAATACCCTTCCTATCTTCCACCAGTACACATACGAAGAAATACCAACTATGACATTCCTGCGTACAAGGTACGTGATAATGTGTATTTACTTCGTGAATCCGATGAATTACGGCGTGATGAGAATGGCAAACTCCATAATCCACGTATCTATAAAGTCTCGCTTGATGTATATGCCGCCTTGGTCAATTATCATCTTGAGTTTGACCGTGCCGCCTTCGTAGCAGTCGCAAAGCTAAACGAAGAGTCACGTGCAAAAGCGTTAAAAGAGGGAATAAATGAATACCCTGCAATAAGAGAAAAAGATATACCAATAATCCCTGGTAGATTTGATGCACGTTCAATAAGTAACACGTACACCCATAGATACCCGCATATAGAACATAAACCATCCAGGGTTTCCTTAAAGAGCACTAAAAGCGGACGAATGGGGGTAGAAGCCTTTTATTTCATTCAAGACATGAATAACGCGTATGGAGGAACATTAAATCGGGGCGGCATATTTAGAATGCACCGTGAATGCCTTGATGATGTTAACCAGAAAATACTCGATATGGAGCTACAGAAGGCCGACTGGGAATCGACCTGGACTAAGGGTCGGGAAACCTCGTATGGGGATACAAATCTTGATGATTCGTTGCTGCAAACGTATGGCATACGGGTTAAACGACAGAACGGTGAGAATATATCCAAAAAGGAGATTGAGGAGCTAAAAATAGCTCTTGATCGAGTTCATTCAGTATTTGGAAATATCTCTGATGTTTCACAAGCATGGGGGCTAAAAGTAAGCCATGCAGGAAACACAAAGATGCACGCTTCAAAGTATATCGGTCTTTTTACCCCGTACTATCGGGCAATCGGTATTTCCTTTGCTGGAGGTGAAGCCGAAGCAAGCCTGACGGCAATTCACGAATATGCGCACTTTATGGATCATTTGTCCGGCAAAGAACTAAATGCATGGCACGCTTCCGATATTCCAGGAACTCTTGAAAACCAAATTGCGGTGGAATTCCGTGGACAGATGATAGATGTAAAAGGCGCATATTGGAGCAGAACGTGTGAGTGTTTTGCCCGTGCGATAGAAGAGTATGCACAGATCACGCATATTCGTGAACAAGAGGTGGTTGACAACTTTTCGATAGACTCTATAAACAAAATCAATGAAAAAATAGCGAAGCCCGGTAGTGTGAAATATCTTCCTTTCAAAGAAAATATAGAACCTTTGGTTAATAGACTTTTAGAGCAGTATAGAGAGCGTTATACAAGTAAACAGCAAGAGGTGAGTAAGTCCGGTCTTGTTCTGGAAAATACTACGAGCAAAGCTATTCCTGCTATTCCTCAGGAAGTCACTATCGAAGAGCTTCAAAAAGAGATCTATAGCCTGGCCGTGGAAAAAAACAGACTTGAGAAAGAAGCGAGAAGTATAACTGAAAAAATAAATGAAGAACGCAGAATTCTTTTCGAGCAGGAATTGAAAAGAATCAGTACAGAAATAGGAGCCATTGATAGGAAGCTATTATTGCAAAGTGAATCAGGCGGTGCTGAAGAACTAGCACGCAACCTCGAAGGACAAAAAAAGGAACTTGCTGAAAGATACAATGCCGTTCGATATGATTTTACTCCAGAAAGCGAAAGCCTAAGAGCGTATCGTGAAAAGGAAACGCAACTACATTCAAGCCTACAAGAAATCGATAAAGAAGGTATGCGACTTACCCTCAAGTTGATGGAACTTGAGAAGAAGGAAGAGGAAAGAAAAAAGGAAGAAAAGGAACATTCTCTACTGACGGGTACGTTTACTCAGCTAGAGTTATTTGAAAAGGCGGCAGAATATAGTGCGCAAGAGAGGGAAGAAGGGAGAAGTGTTACTGAAATAATCGAAGGAGATCCCACGATAACGAGGGAGCATATTCGAGAGGTAAAGGCAGCGCAAAGAAAATATACCAAGGGGATTCTCAAGGGAACAAAAAGCGGATTATGGACAGCCTTTAGAGATTTCAAAAAGCACGGTATTTTTGATATTCAAGGCGCTCAGGTGGCAACCGGTCAAGATGGAAAAATTACCCGTGAAGGATGGGAGCAACTTCACCAAGCATTACATATTTATCGCGATAAACGATTTGAAACATTCCGTGTGCTTTTCGTCACCCCTGATGGGGTTATCACTGACCAGTTAGCGATTTCCAGCTATTTACCCACAAAAGTGGCTCTTTTTTCACTCACTAGTGAACTGGGAGAGCACGTTAAAGACTATGCTGTACGAACAAATACTAAAATTGTATTTGTCCATAATCATCCTTCAGGGAATGTGTCTCAAACACCACAAGATGAAGCAATCACCAAAGACCTTGAATCAACATTGATCGGGACAGATGGGCGGCCTCTTTTACTTGGTCATATTATTCTTGACCATGATTCTTTTGGATTATACGAATCGAATACCTGGGATACCATTCATGTTAAGACTCAGGGGCGTGATCCACTACTAAAAACACGATTACCGGAGTTTACTCAAGAGAAAATCATTAATCCGATGGTATTGCGCGATATAGCCGAAAAAATCAATGAAAATGATAGATGGAATAATACGGACTGGGTTCCTGTAGCATTTACCAGTGCCGATGCTCGAATTGGAGGCATACGGTATTACTCAAAAGAATGGTTTGAAACCGTCTCTTCCAATGACATGGCGAGACAATTTCAGACTATAAGCGTTCAAACAGGTGCACTATGGGCATTTCCAATTCTTTCAGATGAACTTGCTCAGGACACCCTTTTATGCACTGCTATCAAAGAGCACATGAAAGAAGGGTGTTTCATGGACTTCTATATTGCCGGAGCCACATCAGAAGAATTTGACCTCCATCATTATAGAGGCTCTTATTTCTCGTTTATGTCACAAGCAGAGGTAAAGGAGCGAACAACGACCGATGCGACTTTCGCGCTTGAAGGACTAACTGTAATTACACAAACAACGGATGAGTCTGTAGCATCAAAAGTTTTGGAAGAATATAACGGAAAAGAACGTAATGAGAACCTCTTCCGAACGGACATTACCGCTGGACTTTTTGCAGCTCTTGAGGGTATCTCACGAGCGGATATAGGTAAACCAAATGTGTTTATCACTATCACAGAAAAGACACCTTTCGCCCTTACAGTAAATGGGTTACCTGACACAAAAATAGCTATGTACCGCGATAAAATTGCACGTGCGTTGTATCTGGAGCCGGTACAGCCTGGCCAACGGTTCCAACATGGGCATTCCGATGGACTGGATAAAAATATCATTAAGAGGGTCTTCAAGGAGCTTGCAAACCCATATTACGTGTTTGCGTCGAGAGATGGAGCTTCACTGGTGGGGGTGTATGACATTCAAGATAAAAACGGCGAGCCCGTTATTATTTCATTCCGACATAAAAATGCAGACCACCAAGTAGAGGCAAACTG from Teretinema zuelzerae carries:
- the dnaN gene encoding DNA polymerase III subunit beta, which codes for MKFSFDRDSLLKEIVIAQEIIATKNAISILSNVLLEAQNGSLIIRATDIKVHFETRIPVDVQEAGSTTVFCDKFMSILSSLPSGEIEFEQNDIKINIKPVTKKAKFQLKSITSDKFPETTSSEGISFFDVPVKEFKEMINQTVFSVSDDETRYFMNGVFMEKKNDELLLVATDGRRLAYISKNFGFSLPDFKGIIIPPKILSIINKRATDEGPIAIGVGEKNIFFRFANYEFSSVLIEGQFPNYNRVIPESQSSSFSVDSKDLLEALKRVALLVEQKSRRIYLNVGPGTLTISSQETEIGTAREEIPCRYDGEELTIALNYLYVEEPVKVIGTERVTFEFTEAMKAITIKADPDKDFFHIVMPMQME
- the recF gene encoding DNA replication/repair protein RecF (All proteins in this family for which functions are known are DNA-binding proteins that assist the filamentation of RecA onto DNA for the initiation of recombination or recombinational repair.) is translated as MPFLSVSYTSFRNIADTTIDLLSKEVYFIGDNGQGKSNILESLYMASYGSSFRTRDDSEIVRTGNSQYGIRAIFRDQKERTNTIHVSWKDGKKRIEKNAKQIIDRKELVDTVPCVLFCHDDLDFAIGTPERKRFFIDQSLSMYDSSYIDIHRQYKKILKSRNCLLKDKKADLLDVLDVQLAQTGLQVIQKRRKTIANFNQVFARLYQEVSGISGVHIEYSPSWKSEDEHSIVQQLIERREQDLLINTTLTGPHRDRIRYVIGKTPYVPTASTGQRRLLSLILRTAQAQFYTELTGRLPVLLMDDVMLELDPDKRQRFTSVLPEYDQLFCTFLPGEPYERYKRSTTRVFDVSGGEFNVR
- a CDS encoding DUF721 domain-containing protein is translated as MCADYRKAADLVSALFDGMMNKEMNQSMSFIRGWKSVVGDKLAAHSKIIDLDRGSIIVEVDHPGWSQQILLQKKRIVSSLSRSFPELQIQNIQIRVLSECSTPYVKEATPIGEGLHRNSEEETDVSVNAELPDELQDLFSKLKESIRKGKPKSVKHF
- a CDS encoding ISNCY family transposase, with translation MKFLKRGKVMENELQKTFERAYFIKGACEGMFTVSECADRLKITQQRVKQLKRAYRTIGAAAFIHGNKGRAPASKIPEEIKKRIVELKQSDAYRTTNFVHFRELLAEYEGIRYSKTTITNILKNAGIKSPKRRRPRKLKQPHPPRPRRECFGELLQADASPYDWLNTGEKYSLHGYQDDATGKITGLYLCKNECLLGYLEVTRQTLENHGIPLNIYPDRVGVFFVNRKDRDKISIEEQLKGKSEAKTQMGEILEELDISLFPAGSPEAKGRIERLWQTLQGRLPTEFRIRGIKTIEEANSFLTQVYIEQFNKQFSVPPAKDDSRFVPLEDTTFLDTLLTARVIRKTNSQGVFSFENFKFVIDAPECRNKQITIVMSEKIGIKAMCGKSFYDIRFCDFYDNRHLYTHMPEVTQILIDKYLRVNAKKDSKVS
- a CDS encoding YHYH domain-containing protein, with translation MKKSLMVLLFLSVCATLTFGHSGRTDANGGHYNRKTGTYHYHNGGKSSTPSEKAKTSETPKTTISSSDVGSKVHVIQDANLRTGPGSTFEILKVIKKDSYVTILSVEGNWANVESEELFAGTAWISTSLLRTEK
- a CDS encoding PilZ domain-containing protein is translated as MDVLLTPDVISRLDIASVSIHSTNTIQPSVVFAFSKSHISFISKEKPDQFIDPTFVKITTRLDSFSLPVSYETTMQTKTRHWIFTFSYSPDTIEPPLHDTWMTLLDITHVQRLRADVRVSASKKNIDALRMNPMATEVFFHETKLDCSIQNISFSGARLLCIENNLIEGDDKLVLKIPFTSPSEIATLRAVVLRKQIIDIAGTSCVDIAVRFFEPIDLVLRSRLADYFQKQSIEN
- a CDS encoding ArdC-like ssDNA-binding domain-containing protein — encoded protein: MSIRERQITDELFYKKFERTYQNLTLTGKAPWLKEGKIERDIAYNPTSGVIFKGVNALMLEMSAAEQGFKESRWLSESEVNNLKLRVRPGMEPTPIAYVNRYAHATDVHPSTGKAFDEKHPKQKYYYMYNIEQLKEYSLIRESGLTLDRALVQEKIKTVVENTKTNRFPEILDKVSSSAEQKITDEKARLIAQELSRYRMTQEFKGNFIPQAPLLAMKDASIKTHGATLLTTLYHAEVAKDRFISRGMNLENDKVRTVARTRQQEHQQGLSL